The proteins below come from a single Streptomyces tubercidicus genomic window:
- a CDS encoding cold-shock protein, which translates to MPTGKVKWFNSEKGFGFLSRDDGGDVFVHSSVLPDGVAALKPGQRVEFGVVAGQRGDQALTVTLLDPAPSVAAAQRRKPDELASIVQDLTTLLENVTQQLERGRYPDKVHGAKIAGMLRAVADQLDV; encoded by the coding sequence GTGCCTACCGGCAAGGTCAAGTGGTTCAACAGTGAGAAGGGCTTCGGCTTTCTCTCCCGCGATGACGGCGGTGACGTCTTCGTGCACTCGTCGGTGCTCCCCGATGGCGTAGCCGCACTCAAGCCTGGCCAGCGCGTCGAGTTCGGCGTGGTCGCGGGCCAGCGCGGCGATCAGGCGCTGACCGTGACACTCCTCGACCCCGCACCCTCGGTGGCCGCGGCGCAGCGCCGCAAGCCCGACGAGCTCGCCTCGATCGTCCAGGACCTCACCACGCTCCTGGAGAACGTCACCCAGCAACTGGAGCGCGGCCGCTACCCCGACAAGGTGCACGGCGCCAAGATCGCCGGGATGCTGCGCGCCGTCGCCGACCAGCTGGACGTCTGA
- a CDS encoding helicase C-terminal domain-containing protein: protein MTGTPRTLAEELRTRTDRGLVGLLRARPDLLNPVPGDVTQLATRAGTRASVVRAVERLDRFVLQTAEALAVAPDPCPYDTLGALMGGDGGDPAVAAELPRAVAELRAQALVWGPDDRLRLVRTARELLTPSPSHPSPTGLGPTVAEAMAGMSPGRLQEIIAAAGLPTTHDPVTAVAALTALFADRAGMAALLDTAPADSVAVLDKLLWGPPYGAVTDRPAPHLQWLLDRGLLIPAGARNVVLPREAALHLRGGRAHHTPEPVPPALSPATERDPQLVDNAAASQAFTALATVEELLKEWDLGGPAVLRAGGMSVRDLKRTATALDTTEQLAAFWLELAYAAGLIASDGEADERFAATPAAEEWLQLPDHERWAALAAGWLAATRAPGVVGTADAKGRALAALGPHLDRSPAPEVRRRALALLASLPPGTAVPAGAVLARLRWERPLRSGAPATGPMTDGGAPATPGPGPADDLRSRLAQWALTEAELLGVTGRGALATHGRTLLDTPPDSTAPTAAETTAAATRAAALLAPLLPEPVDHVLLQADLTAVAPGPLRRPLAEALGVLADIESKGGATVYRFTPGSVRRALDAGRSAAELQEFLAAHSRTPVPQPLGYLIDDVARKHGQLRIGAAAAYVRCDDDALLSEILADRRAVALRLRRLAPTVLAAQTSPDQLLDGLRSMGYAPAAESAAGDVLIARADSYRTAPRTAPAPVPDGPPSPDPTLLAAAVRAIRAGDLAATAERKPVQTPAPAPGAFPRTTSAETLATMQAAVLTNSALWIGYVNADGAASQRVIAPVRVEGGFVTAYDHTSDEVRTYPLHRITGVAELADDSV from the coding sequence ATGACCGGTACACCCCGCACCCTCGCCGAGGAGCTCAGGACCCGCACCGACCGCGGGCTCGTCGGGCTGCTGCGGGCACGCCCCGACCTGCTCAATCCGGTGCCGGGCGATGTCACCCAGCTGGCGACCCGGGCCGGGACGCGGGCCTCGGTGGTCCGCGCCGTGGAGCGGCTCGACCGGTTCGTGCTGCAGACCGCCGAGGCGTTGGCGGTGGCGCCCGACCCGTGCCCGTACGACACGCTGGGCGCGCTGATGGGCGGCGACGGCGGGGACCCGGCGGTGGCCGCCGAGCTGCCCCGGGCGGTGGCGGAGCTGCGGGCGCAGGCGCTGGTGTGGGGCCCGGACGACCGGCTGCGGCTGGTGCGGACGGCCCGTGAGCTGCTCACGCCGAGCCCCTCGCACCCGTCGCCGACCGGCCTGGGCCCGACCGTCGCCGAGGCCATGGCCGGGATGTCGCCGGGGCGGCTCCAGGAGATCATCGCCGCGGCCGGGCTGCCCACCACCCACGACCCGGTCACCGCGGTCGCCGCGCTCACCGCGCTGTTCGCCGACCGGGCCGGGATGGCGGCGCTGCTCGACACCGCGCCCGCCGACTCCGTCGCCGTACTGGACAAGCTGCTGTGGGGCCCGCCGTACGGGGCGGTCACCGACCGCCCGGCCCCGCATCTGCAATGGCTGCTGGACCGGGGCCTGCTGATCCCGGCGGGTGCCCGGAATGTCGTACTGCCACGGGAAGCGGCGCTGCATCTGCGGGGCGGGCGCGCCCACCACACCCCCGAGCCGGTCCCGCCCGCGCTCTCCCCCGCCACCGAACGCGATCCACAGCTTGTGGACAACGCCGCCGCGAGCCAGGCGTTCACCGCGCTCGCGACTGTCGAGGAGCTGCTCAAGGAGTGGGACCTGGGCGGTCCCGCCGTCCTGCGCGCCGGCGGGATGAGCGTCCGCGACCTCAAGCGGACCGCCACCGCGCTGGACACCACCGAACAGCTCGCCGCCTTCTGGCTCGAACTCGCCTACGCGGCCGGACTGATCGCCTCCGACGGCGAGGCCGACGAGCGGTTCGCGGCCACCCCCGCCGCCGAGGAGTGGCTCCAGCTGCCCGACCACGAGCGCTGGGCGGCGCTGGCGGCCGGCTGGCTCGCCGCGACCCGCGCCCCCGGGGTCGTCGGCACCGCCGATGCGAAGGGCCGCGCACTCGCCGCCCTCGGCCCGCATCTCGACCGCTCGCCCGCCCCCGAGGTCCGCCGCCGCGCCCTCGCCCTGCTCGCCTCGCTGCCGCCGGGCACCGCCGTACCGGCGGGCGCGGTGCTGGCCCGGCTGCGGTGGGAGCGGCCGCTGCGCAGCGGCGCACCGGCCACCGGCCCGATGACGGACGGCGGCGCCCCCGCCACACCCGGCCCCGGCCCCGCCGACGACCTCCGCTCGCGCCTCGCCCAATGGGCCCTGACCGAGGCCGAGTTGCTCGGCGTCACCGGCCGCGGCGCGCTCGCCACCCACGGCCGCACCCTGCTCGACACCCCGCCGGACAGCACCGCCCCCACCGCCGCCGAAACCACCGCCGCCGCCACCCGCGCCGCCGCCCTGCTGGCCCCACTCCTCCCCGAACCCGTCGACCACGTCCTCCTCCAGGCCGACCTGACCGCCGTCGCGCCCGGCCCGCTGCGCCGCCCGCTCGCCGAGGCGCTCGGCGTCCTCGCCGACATCGAGTCCAAGGGCGGCGCGACGGTCTACCGCTTCACCCCCGGCTCCGTACGCCGCGCCCTGGACGCCGGACGCTCCGCCGCCGAGCTGCAGGAGTTCCTGGCCGCCCACTCCCGCACCCCGGTCCCCCAGCCGCTCGGCTACCTCATCGACGACGTGGCCCGCAAACACGGGCAGCTGCGCATCGGGGCGGCCGCCGCCTATGTCCGCTGCGACGACGACGCGCTGCTCTCCGAGATCCTCGCGGACCGCCGCGCCGTCGCCCTCCGGCTGCGCCGGCTCGCCCCGACCGTGCTCGCCGCCCAGACCTCCCCCGACCAACTCCTCGACGGCCTCCGGTCGATGGGCTACGCCCCGGCCGCCGAGTCCGCCGCCGGTGACGTCCTGATCGCCCGCGCCGACTCCTACCGGACCGCGCCGCGCACCGCCCCCGCCCCGGTCCCGGACGGCCCGCCGTCCCCCGACCCCACACTGCTCGCGGCGGCGGTGCGCGCCATCCGCGCCGGCGACCTCGCAGCCACCGCCGAACGCAAACCGGTCCAGACCCCCGCCCCGGCCCCCGGCGCCTTCCCCCGCACCACCTCCGCCGAGACCCTCGCCACGATGCAGGCCGCGGTGCTGACCAACTCCGCGCTCTGGATCGGCTATGTCAACGCCGACGGCGCCGCCAGCCAGCGCGTCATCGCCCCCGTAAGAGTCGAGGGCGGCTTCGTGACGGCCTACGACCACACCTCCGACGAGGTCCGCACATACCCGCTGCACCGCATCACCGGCGTGGCGGAATTGGCGGACGATTCGGTCTGA
- a CDS encoding HAD family hydrolase, whose amino-acid sequence MAAHPLTVGFDLDMTLIDTRPGIRAAYQELSARTGTFVDADLAVSRLGPPLEEEIRQWFPEERVAEIADLYRSLYPEYAVAASPALPGARQALDAVHRAGGRTIVVTAKYEPSAKLHLAHLGLDVDALIGSLWAAGKAEALTKHHAQVYVGDHLGDIVGAHTAGALCVAVATGPCDATELRAAGAEVVLDDLTEFPSWLERYVAERADGDEAAAT is encoded by the coding sequence ATGGCTGCACACCCCCTGACGGTCGGCTTCGACCTCGATATGACGCTGATCGACACCCGCCCCGGCATCAGGGCCGCCTACCAGGAGCTGTCCGCCCGGACCGGCACCTTCGTCGACGCCGATCTCGCCGTCAGCCGGCTGGGGCCCCCGCTGGAGGAGGAGATCAGGCAGTGGTTCCCCGAGGAGCGGGTGGCGGAGATCGCGGACCTCTACCGGTCGCTGTACCCGGAGTACGCGGTCGCGGCGTCGCCCGCCCTGCCCGGCGCCCGGCAGGCCCTTGACGCGGTGCACCGGGCGGGCGGCCGGACGATCGTGGTGACCGCCAAGTACGAGCCCAGCGCCAAGCTGCACCTGGCGCACCTCGGGCTCGACGTGGACGCCTTGATCGGCTCGCTGTGGGCGGCGGGCAAGGCCGAGGCGCTGACCAAGCACCACGCACAGGTCTACGTCGGCGACCACCTCGGCGACATCGTCGGGGCGCACACCGCCGGCGCGCTGTGCGTCGCGGTCGCCACCGGCCCGTGTGACGCCACGGAGCTGCGCGCGGCCGGTGCCGAGGTGGTGTTGGACGACCTGACGGAGTTTCCGTCCTGGCTGGAGCGCTATGTGGCGGAGCGGGCGGACGGCGACGAAGCCGCCGCCACCTGA
- a CDS encoding DNA repair helicase XPB — MNGPLIVQSDKTLLLEVDHELADACRRAIAPFAELERAPEHIHTYRVTPLGLWNARAAGHDAEQVVDALVQFSRYPVPHALLVDIAETMSRYGRLTLVKDPAHGLVLTTTDRPVLEEILRSKKVQPLVGARLDPDSVVVHPSERGQIKQTLLKLGWPAEDLAGYVDGEAHPIELDENGWALRPYQQQAVEGFWHGGSGVVVLPCGAGKTLVGAGAMAQAKATTLILVTNTVSARQWKHELVKRTSLTEEEIGEYSGTRKEIRPVTIATYQVLTTKRKGVYPHLELFDSRDWGLIVYDEVHLLPAPVFKFTADLQARRRLGLTATLVREDGRESDVFSLIGPKRFDAPWKEIEAQGYIAPADCVEVRVNLTESERLAYATAETEEKYRFCATTASKQYVTEALVRRHQGEQTLVIGQYIDQLDELGEHLDAPVIKGETTNAQREKLFDAFRAGELSVLVVSKVANFSVDLPEATVAIQVSGTFGSRQEEAQRLGRVLRPKADGHEARFYSVVARDTIDQDFAAHRQRFLAEQGYAYRIVDADELLAADEDV, encoded by the coding sequence GTGAACGGACCCCTCATCGTCCAGAGCGACAAGACGCTGCTCCTGGAGGTGGACCATGAGCTGGCGGACGCCTGCCGGCGGGCCATCGCGCCCTTTGCCGAGCTGGAGCGGGCGCCGGAGCACATCCATACGTACCGGGTGACGCCGCTGGGACTGTGGAACGCGCGGGCCGCCGGGCACGACGCCGAGCAGGTCGTGGACGCGCTGGTGCAGTTCTCGCGGTATCCGGTGCCGCATGCGCTGCTCGTCGACATCGCCGAGACGATGTCGCGCTACGGGCGGCTGACGCTGGTCAAGGACCCCGCGCACGGTCTGGTGCTGACCACCACCGACCGTCCGGTGCTGGAGGAGATCCTCCGGTCGAAGAAGGTGCAGCCGCTGGTCGGGGCGCGGCTGGACCCGGACTCGGTCGTGGTGCACCCGTCGGAGCGCGGGCAGATCAAGCAGACGCTGCTGAAGCTGGGCTGGCCCGCCGAAGACCTGGCCGGCTACGTGGACGGCGAGGCGCATCCGATCGAGCTGGACGAGAACGGCTGGGCGCTGCGGCCGTACCAGCAGCAGGCCGTGGAGGGCTTCTGGCACGGCGGCTCGGGGGTGGTCGTGCTGCCGTGCGGCGCGGGCAAGACGCTGGTCGGGGCGGGCGCGATGGCGCAGGCCAAGGCGACCACGCTGATCCTGGTGACGAACACGGTCTCGGCCCGGCAGTGGAAGCACGAGCTGGTGAAGCGGACCTCGCTCACCGAGGAAGAAATCGGCGAGTACAGCGGGACGCGGAAGGAGATCCGGCCGGTCACCATCGCCACGTACCAGGTGCTGACGACCAAGCGGAAGGGCGTCTACCCGCATCTGGAGCTGTTCGACTCCCGGGACTGGGGCCTGATCGTCTACGACGAGGTGCATCTGCTGCCCGCCCCGGTCTTCAAGTTCACCGCCGATCTGCAGGCCCGGCGGCGGCTGGGGCTGACCGCGACGCTGGTCCGCGAGGACGGCCGGGAGTCGGATGTCTTCTCGCTGATCGGGCCCAAGCGGTTCGACGCCCCGTGGAAGGAGATCGAGGCACAGGGCTATATCGCCCCCGCGGACTGTGTCGAGGTCCGGGTCAATCTGACCGAATCGGAGCGGCTGGCGTATGCCACGGCCGAGACCGAGGAGAAGTACCGCTTCTGCGCCACCACGGCCAGCAAGCAGTATGTGACCGAGGCACTGGTGCGCCGCCACCAGGGCGAGCAGACGCTGGTCATCGGGCAGTACATCGACCAGCTGGACGAGCTCGGTGAGCATCTGGACGCACCGGTGATCAAGGGCGAGACCACCAACGCCCAGCGCGAGAAGCTCTTCGACGCCTTCCGTGCGGGCGAGCTCTCGGTGCTGGTGGTCTCCAAGGTCGCGAACTTCTCCGTCGACCTTCCGGAGGCGACGGTCGCGATCCAGGTGTCCGGCACCTTCGGCTCCCGCCAGGAGGAGGCCCAGCGACTGGGCCGGGTACTGCGGCCCAAGGCCGACGGGCACGAGGCCCGGTTCTACTCGGTCGTCGCGCGCGACACCATCGACCAGGACTTCGCGGCCCACCGCCAGCGCTTCCTGGCCGAGCAGGGCTATGCCTACCGGATCGTGGACGCGGACGAGCTGCTGGCGGCGGACGAGGACGTCTGA
- a CDS encoding glycosyltransferase 87 family protein — MSAAEATWTWRRTWAQSVAHPGRLALATALLLASFAGLWVLYQVQPLPMSDIAVYRAEGAAAATGGDLYGFTVTKWHLPATYPPFAALLFIPTTWLSLGTLKVVCVLVNAALLALLIHLSCKAAGLRRAAHTVPVLLAATALGLWLEPVFQTFVFGQINLALTCLVLWDLSRPDGARFKGFATGIAAGIKLTPAIFAVYLLVTGRVKAAGAALAGFLVSVLLGWLVLPDASIEFWTRRMYETGRVGKVWIVDNQSLQGLITRVLHEPEPGLLWAVPALLVAAAGLWAARRVYLRRGLDSWGVLCTAVTALLVSPISWSHHWVWCVPLLVALAAHTRRIPWRRALLAAVTLAFTARTMWIVPHSGDLDLRVAWWQQPLASPYPLLGLALLAAVVWWTRKPLVAPAGSGVPAPRTAPEPAGRAPAF, encoded by the coding sequence GTGTCTGCCGCCGAGGCGACGTGGACATGGAGACGGACCTGGGCGCAGAGTGTCGCCCATCCTGGCCGGCTGGCGCTCGCCACGGCGCTGCTCCTGGCGTCCTTCGCCGGACTCTGGGTGCTCTACCAGGTCCAGCCGCTGCCGATGTCCGATATAGCGGTCTACCGTGCCGAGGGTGCTGCCGCCGCCACCGGCGGTGATCTGTACGGCTTCACGGTCACCAAGTGGCACCTTCCGGCCACTTACCCGCCCTTCGCCGCGCTGCTGTTCATACCGACCACCTGGCTCTCGCTCGGCACGCTCAAGGTCGTCTGCGTACTCGTCAACGCGGCGCTCCTCGCGCTGCTGATCCATCTGTCCTGCAAGGCCGCCGGTCTGCGCAGGGCCGCGCACACCGTGCCCGTCCTGCTGGCCGCCACCGCGCTCGGCCTCTGGCTGGAGCCGGTCTTCCAGACCTTCGTCTTCGGGCAGATCAACCTCGCGCTGACCTGCCTGGTCCTGTGGGACCTCTCCCGCCCGGACGGCGCCCGCTTCAAGGGCTTCGCCACCGGTATCGCGGCCGGGATCAAGCTCACCCCGGCGATCTTCGCCGTCTACCTGCTCGTCACCGGCCGGGTGAAGGCCGCCGGTGCCGCGCTCGCCGGATTCCTGGTCTCCGTACTGCTGGGCTGGCTGGTCCTGCCCGATGCCAGCATCGAGTTCTGGACCCGGCGGATGTACGAGACCGGCCGGGTCGGCAAGGTCTGGATCGTCGACAACCAGTCCCTCCAGGGCCTGATCACGCGGGTGCTGCACGAGCCCGAGCCCGGTCTGCTCTGGGCGGTGCCCGCACTGCTGGTCGCGGCGGCCGGGCTCTGGGCCGCCCGCCGGGTCTATCTGCGCCGCGGCCTGGACAGCTGGGGCGTGCTGTGTACGGCCGTCACGGCGCTGCTGGTCTCGCCGATCAGCTGGTCCCACCACTGGGTCTGGTGTGTGCCCCTGCTCGTGGCGCTCGCCGCCCACACCCGGCGCATCCCGTGGCGCAGGGCGCTGCTGGCCGCCGTCACCCTCGCCTTCACCGCCCGCACGATGTGGATCGTCCCGCACAGCGGCGACCTCGATCTGCGGGTCGCCTGGTGGCAGCAGCCGTTGGCGTCGCCGTATCCCCTGCTGGGGCTGGCGCTGCTGGCGGCGGTGGTCTGGTGGACCCGGAAGCCGCTGGTGGCTCCGGCAGGCTCCGGCGTGCCGGCGCCGCGCACCGCACCGGAGCCGGCCGGCCGGGCCCCGGCCTTCTGA
- a CDS encoding 1,4-dihydroxy-6-naphthoate synthase, translating to MTRPLNIAYSPCPNDTFVFDALAHGRVPDAPELAVTFADIDVTNGMAERGEFDVLKVSYAVLPWVLQDYALLPCGGALGRGCGPLVLTREQGAAADLAGRTVAVPSERSTAYLLFRLWAAAEVPGGVGEIVVLPFHEIMPAVRDGKVDAGLVIHEARFTYGNYGLFCLADMGEHWEHTTGLPIPLGAIIAKRSLGERTLRDLAAAIRRSVLMAWDDPEASRPYVLEHAQEMDPKVADQHIGLYVNEFTADLGEDGYAAVRGLLTRAAAEGLVPPLGRDALNFV from the coding sequence ATGACCCGGCCGCTGAACATCGCGTACTCGCCGTGCCCGAACGACACCTTCGTCTTCGACGCGCTGGCGCACGGCCGCGTCCCGGACGCGCCGGAGCTGGCGGTCACCTTCGCCGATATCGACGTCACCAACGGCATGGCCGAGCGCGGTGAGTTCGATGTGCTGAAGGTGTCCTACGCGGTGCTGCCGTGGGTGCTCCAGGACTATGCGCTGCTGCCCTGCGGCGGGGCGCTGGGGCGCGGCTGCGGTCCGCTGGTGCTGACCCGGGAGCAGGGGGCGGCCGCGGATCTGGCGGGCAGGACCGTCGCGGTGCCCAGTGAACGGTCCACCGCGTATCTGCTGTTCCGGCTGTGGGCGGCGGCCGAGGTGCCGGGCGGCGTCGGGGAGATCGTGGTGCTGCCGTTCCACGAGATCATGCCTGCCGTGCGCGACGGCAAGGTCGACGCGGGCCTGGTCATTCACGAGGCGCGCTTCACCTACGGGAACTACGGCCTGTTCTGCCTGGCCGACATGGGTGAGCACTGGGAGCACACCACCGGGCTGCCGATCCCGCTCGGCGCGATCATCGCCAAGCGGTCGCTGGGCGAGCGGACGTTGCGCGATCTCGCGGCGGCGATCCGCCGCTCGGTGCTGATGGCCTGGGACGATCCGGAGGCGTCCCGGCCGTATGTGCTGGAGCACGCCCAGGAGATGGACCCGAAGGTCGCCGACCAGCACATCGGGCTGTACGTCAATGAGTTCACCGCCGACCTCGGCGAGGACGGCTATGCCGCGGTGCGCGGGCTGCTCACCCGCGCCGCGGCCGAGGGGCTCGTTCCGCCCCTCGGCCGCGATGCGCTGAACTTTGTGTGA
- a CDS encoding peptidoglycan-binding domain-containing protein — protein MVAADDLGDRDPEAVLGPQLQHPVEHPGVQGDPAVRPVALGGGIGLGWSALAHRTGPDGPPVAAATAPAGPAASGWPLARKGDLLWKARTVQYLLRAHGHAVDADGIFGPETAAAVKAFQAAHGLLADGKVGPRTWSHLVIRLDPQHAPEPAVTALQYLLDNTGTATDITGIFTPATTRCLEAFQHDRALPVTGVADRATWQALLAAQEPARRP, from the coding sequence GTGGTCGCCGCCGACGATCTCGGAGACCGCGATCCGGAAGCCGTACTGGGTCCGCAGCTTCAGCATCCCGTTGAGCATCCGGGTGTCCAGGGTGACCCGGCGGTTCGGCCGGTCGCCCTCGGCGGCGGTATCGGCCTCGGCTGGAGCGCGCTCGCGCACCGCACCGGCCCGGACGGTCCGCCGGTCGCCGCCGCGACCGCCCCGGCGGGCCCCGCGGCCTCCGGCTGGCCGCTGGCCCGCAAGGGCGATCTGCTGTGGAAGGCCCGCACCGTCCAGTACCTGCTCCGGGCCCATGGCCATGCCGTCGACGCCGACGGGATCTTCGGGCCGGAGACGGCGGCCGCGGTGAAGGCGTTCCAGGCCGCCCATGGTCTGCTCGCGGACGGCAAGGTCGGCCCGCGGACCTGGTCACATCTGGTCATCCGGCTCGATCCCCAGCACGCCCCCGAGCCGGCGGTGACGGCCCTCCAGTACCTGCTCGACAACACCGGCACCGCCACCGACATCACCGGGATCTTCACCCCCGCCACCACCCGCTGCCTCGAAGCCTTCCAGCACGACCGGGCCCTCCCCGTGACGGGCGTCGCCGACCGCGCCACCTGGCAGGCCCTGCTCGCCGCACAGGAGCCTGCCCGCCGTCCCTGA
- a CDS encoding futalosine hydrolase, with the protein MRRVLVVTAVAAERDAVCAAAGPCDGVTLPGGLELRRAAGPAVAFDVLAAGVGPAAAAAGTATALTAAALAGQPYELVVSAGIGGGFSPGQPSGAPLGSVVVADAIVAADLGAETADGFAPVTELGFGTVAHHPDPALVRAVAAAAGAAAGTVLTVSTVTGTAARATELAKRHPGALIEAMEGFGVAEAAAAHGVPVLEIRTVSNAVGPRDRAAWRIGDALAALTGAFRTLPTALTATAGPAPEPPPRSA; encoded by the coding sequence ATGAGGCGGGTCCTGGTCGTCACGGCGGTGGCCGCCGAGCGTGACGCGGTGTGCGCCGCGGCGGGCCCCTGCGACGGGGTGACGCTGCCGGGCGGTCTTGAGCTGCGGCGGGCCGCCGGGCCCGCGGTGGCGTTCGATGTGCTGGCCGCGGGCGTCGGTCCGGCCGCCGCGGCCGCCGGTACGGCCACCGCGCTGACCGCCGCCGCCCTCGCCGGACAGCCGTACGAGCTGGTGGTCTCGGCCGGTATCGGCGGCGGCTTCTCCCCCGGGCAGCCGTCCGGCGCACCGCTGGGCTCGGTGGTGGTCGCGGACGCGATCGTGGCCGCCGACCTCGGCGCCGAGACCGCCGACGGCTTCGCCCCGGTCACCGAACTCGGTTTCGGGACGGTCGCGCACCACCCCGACCCGGCGCTGGTACGGGCCGTCGCGGCAGCGGCAGGCGCGGCGGCCGGCACCGTCCTCACCGTCTCGACGGTCACCGGCACCGCGGCCCGCGCCACCGAGCTGGCGAAGCGTCACCCGGGGGCGCTCATCGAGGCCATGGAGGGCTTCGGGGTCGCCGAGGCGGCCGCCGCACACGGGGTGCCGGTACTGGAGATCCGTACCGTCTCCAATGCCGTCGGCCCCCGCGACCGCGCCGCCTGGCGCATCGGCGACGCCCTCGCCGCCCTCACCGGCGCCTTCCGTACGCTTCCCACAGCCCTGACGGCCACCGCCGGACCGGCTCCGGAACCTCCCCCACGCTCGGCTTAG
- a CDS encoding HelD family protein, whose product MPSHAHHPTTTEPRTGSAGPQPPSDDPLHRERAHLAASRSALRAMRADAEALNISDVAANWVNAQVLQGEIDTRIKALADLSHTPLFFGRLDYLHAPGLELAEGATGENFYIGRRHVHDAEGDPMVIDWRAPVSQPFYRASKKDPMDLKLRRRFGYTAGELTAYEDEHLTDPTEAARTSALLQSEIERPRVGPMRDIVATIQPEQDEIVRAGIGGSVCVQGAPGTGKTAVGLHRVAYLLYAHRERLARSGTLVIGPNRSFLHYIEQVLPALGELEVKQATVDDLVGHVEVSGTDEAAAATVKGDARMAEVLRRAVRSHLTMPQEPCVVVRGSRRWRVPAYELEEIVQELRDRDIRYGAAREALPQRIAHAVLVRMEQAGEAPDDRVQDAVARNAAVKAAVKEVWPPVDPAKLVLRLLGDAEFLAEQAEGILTPEEQKTILWTKPVRSVKSAKWSSADAVLIDEAMDLIARTPSLGHVVLDEAQDLSPMQYRAVGRRCTTGSATILGDIAQGTTPWATNTWEEALTHLGKPGSAVEELTQGFRVPREVIAYASRLLPAIAPDLTEATSIRESAGDFAIRTAEPAELTAATLTACDDALTKEGSIGLIAAESRIPELRTALEAAGVPCLAPGEETSPEARLTLVPATLAKGLEYDYVVLDEPAAIVDGEPDERTGLRRLYVCLTRAVSGLTVVHAAGLPEQLGEG is encoded by the coding sequence GTGCCCTCGCACGCCCACCACCCGACGACGACGGAACCGCGCACCGGAAGCGCCGGCCCCCAGCCGCCCTCCGACGACCCGCTCCACCGCGAACGGGCCCACCTCGCCGCCTCCCGCTCCGCCCTGCGCGCGATGCGGGCCGACGCCGAGGCGCTGAACATCAGCGATGTCGCCGCGAACTGGGTCAACGCCCAGGTCCTCCAGGGCGAGATCGACACCCGGATCAAGGCGCTCGCCGACCTCTCGCACACCCCGCTGTTCTTCGGCCGGCTCGACTATCTCCACGCGCCGGGCCTCGAACTCGCCGAGGGAGCCACGGGGGAGAACTTCTACATCGGGCGGCGGCATGTCCACGACGCCGAGGGCGACCCGATGGTCATCGACTGGCGCGCGCCCGTCTCCCAGCCGTTCTACCGGGCCTCCAAGAAGGACCCGATGGACCTCAAGCTGCGCCGCCGCTTCGGTTACACGGCCGGTGAGCTGACCGCCTACGAGGACGAGCACCTCACCGACCCGACCGAGGCCGCGCGGACCAGCGCCCTGCTCCAGTCGGAGATCGAGCGTCCGCGCGTCGGCCCCATGCGGGACATCGTCGCCACCATCCAGCCGGAGCAGGACGAGATCGTGCGTGCCGGCATCGGCGGCTCGGTCTGTGTCCAGGGGGCGCCGGGCACCGGAAAGACGGCGGTCGGGCTGCACCGGGTCGCGTATCTGCTCTACGCCCACCGGGAGCGGCTGGCCCGCTCCGGCACCCTCGTCATCGGCCCGAACCGCTCCTTCCTGCACTACATCGAGCAGGTGCTGCCGGCCCTCGGCGAACTGGAGGTCAAGCAGGCCACGGTCGACGACCTGGTCGGCCATGTGGAGGTAAGCGGCACGGACGAGGCGGCCGCCGCGACGGTCAAGGGCGATGCGCGGATGGCGGAGGTGCTGCGGCGGGCGGTCCGCTCACACCTCACCATGCCGCAGGAGCCCTGTGTGGTCGTCCGCGGCTCCCGCCGCTGGCGCGTACCGGCCTATGAACTCGAAGAGATCGTCCAGGAGTTGCGGGACCGGGACATCCGCTACGGCGCGGCCCGGGAGGCGCTGCCACAGCGGATCGCCCATGCCGTGCTGGTCCGTATGGAGCAGGCGGGCGAGGCCCCGGACGACCGGGTGCAGGACGCGGTCGCCCGTAACGCCGCCGTGAAAGCCGCGGTCAAGGAGGTCTGGCCGCCGGTCGACCCGGCAAAGCTGGTGCTGCGGCTGCTGGGCGACGCGGAGTTCCTCGCCGAGCAGGCCGAGGGGATTCTGACCCCCGAGGAGCAGAAGACGATCCTGTGGACCAAACCGGTCCGCAGCGTGAAGAGCGCCAAGTGGTCGTCCGCGGATGCCGTGTTGATCGATGAGGCGATGGATCTGATCGCGCGCACACCGTCGCTCGGCCATGTGGTCCTCGACGAGGCCCAGGACCTCTCCCCCATGCAGTACCGCGCGGTCGGCCGCCGGTGCACCACCGGCTCCGCGACCATCCTCGGCGATATCGCCCAGGGCACCACCCCCTGGGCGACCAACACCTGGGAGGAGGCACTGACCCACCTGGGCAAGCCCGGTTCGGCCGTCGAGGAACTCACCCAGGGCTTCCGCGTGCCGCGTGAGGTCATCGCCTATGCGTCCCGATTGCTGCCCGCCATCGCCCCCGACCTGACGGAGGCCACCTCGATCCGTGAGTCCGCGGGCGACTTCGCGATCCGTACGGCCGAGCCCGCCGAACTGACCGCCGCCACCCTCACGGCCTGCGACGACGCGCTGACAAAGGAGGGCTCGATCGGACTGATCGCCGCGGAGTCCCGGATTCCGGAGCTGCGCACGGCCCTGGAGGCAGCGGGCGTGCCCTGTCTGGCTCCCGGCGAGGAGACCTCACCCGAGGCCCGGCTGACACTCGTCCCCGCCACCCTGGCCAAGGGCCTGGAGTACGACTACGTGGTCCTGGACGAGCCCGCCGCGATCGTCGACGGCGAACCGGACGAACGGACCGGGCTGCGCCGCCTGTATGTCTGCCTGACCCGGGCGGTGTCCGGTCTGACGGTGGTACATGCGGCGGGACTGCCGGAGCAATTGGGCGAGGGCTGA